One Mya arenaria isolate MELC-2E11 chromosome 7, ASM2691426v1 genomic window carries:
- the LOC128241218 gene encoding uncharacterized protein LOC128241218 — MDFRTFAACLIMTVCFIKQSDAAAITAWAETGGNSATITGASGSMTVATVTDNIAAGGTLFTVTATPNTAVTYAFDTNGNPGSIAATAITAGVVTIVAALDVTKPTTYEFVIVATETTTTTNSGTATVTLSVTDLPGLSDYQIPVCLADGAAIGTAVTTLTASNTVATWVTSEPTNFAVSAGAVTTAVAMSASTKAGYAITVTATDANSKTSVANVWIVVGICSGAMKITITAALVMMSFVSAYLI; from the exons atgGATTTTAGGACTTTTGCCGCGTGTTTGATTATGACAGTCTGTTTCATAAAGCAGTCGG ACGCCGCTGCGATCACTGCATGGGCTGAAACTGGCGGAAATTCGGCAACGATAACAGGAGCATCTGGTAGTATGACGGTGGCAACAGTTACGGATAACATAGCCGCAGGCGGCACACTCTTTACAGTGACTGCAACACCAAATACAGCTGTTACGTATGCGTTCGATACAAACGGGAACCCAGGCAGCATCGCAGCTACAGCAATTACTGCCGGGGTTGTCACTATTGTTGCTGCCCTGGATGTTACGAAACCAACAACCTACGAATTTGTTATCGT CGCTACtgaaactactactactactaattcGGGAACAGCCACAGTTACGCTGTCAGTAACCGACCTACCTGGTCTTTCCGACTATCAAATTCCAGTATGTTTGGCTGACGGCGCTGCTATTG GTACAGCAGTAACTACACTAACTGCCTCCAACACAGTTGCCACATGGGTCACATCag AACCGACAAACTTTGCCGTTAGCGCCGGAGCCGTGACGACAGCGGTGGCCATGAGTGCTTCAACCAAAGCAGGATACGCAATAACCGTCACCGCAACCGACGCAAACAGTAAAACATCTGTTGCAAATGTCTGGATCGTGGTTGGAATATGTAGTGGAGCCATGAAGATCACCATCACTGCTGCCCTGGTGATGATGTCCTTTGTCAGCGCTTACCTTATCTAG